The following are encoded in a window of Pyrenophora tritici-repentis strain M4 chromosome 6, whole genome shotgun sequence genomic DNA:
- a CDS encoding Tymo-45kd-70kd multi-domain protein: MSMWADWWHETSKPSPHCNEAEVNACISTIAFLEDDYLKRKVEFVAEIHALLEPGDKARADAVLEDLEILYPVLKDTGFLKRVMEGDGGAFVGLRGKLPQV; encoded by the exons ATGTCGATGTGGGCGGATTGGTGGCACGAAACCTCCAAGCCCTCTCCGCACTGTAACGAAGCGGAAGTAAACGCATGCATCTCCACCATTGCGTTTTTGGAGGACGATTACCTCAAGCGCAAAGTGGAATTTGTGGCGGAGATTCACGCACTACTTGAGCCGGGTGATAAGGCGAGGGCGGACGCGGTGTTGGAGGATCTGGAAATATTGTACCCAGTGTTGAAGGATACGGGGTTTTTGAAGCGGGTGATGGAGGGAGATGGGGGCGCGTTTGTGGGGTTGAGGGGG AAACTCCCGCAGGTCTGA
- a CDS encoding HepA, Superfamily II DNA-RNA helicase, SNF2 family, with translation MDPQPGPDLSVQATIDLIQDVLPGIDHADRPYYESRLNELYKKLYDQSHVVTVSESSAMAGAYHYQPPHNNFPASMYAPPPSYTTPSYGSHVPSPPYAEPTLSRKRSLGPVDYPEAKRVSGHPSPVTPTSPVGPWLYSLPNRQSQPSRQSGPIPIVDLTRSGPPTPDFYVETPNQVFSDPFLELENAFGPHGSFVPNYDFNQAFMQPDELAAFMVAPTPPPVGYEHLQQPGFDYFSDRQMPYHRRPGGGYEAPLSLVTESEAIEKLLENIQEDDGAIQEREPTPANMTCSLKEYQRIGLTWLLKMERGTTKGGILADEMGLGKTIQALALICRNPPSDPAIKTTLIIAPVALMRQWEKEIERHVNPRHKLSVHLYHGPGKNVDFAHLRKFDVVLTTFGCLTSEYKQKESSKESMLHDQERHNPSLRRKPKDRLGLLGHECMWYRVIIDEAHNIKNRNAKSSKACADLMAKHRLCLTGTPMMNSIDELFGLIRFLKVEPYCNWNKFNLEIVKPMKNPSQSTKKGGVQRVQILLRSIMLRRQKSSLVDGNPISVIPPKHVRVDNVYFEEEEFAIYKALEDKSQIFINKYLERGRGSTTNYASVLVVLLRLRQACCHPHLIKDLSQPATDGIAEADLLGRAKELHHDVIVRLKEHDSFECPICMEADPNPTIIVPCGHTVCGECVQKLIDPAMRAAQQDGNDETTTPKCPHCRGELKAKLITDYKHFLRVHCPERLDPEDLEEEEVSDEDSDSEIDSEDDDDGAPDVDKKGNLVGFVIDDDDEDDDDSASDAKVKSKAKKPKKKNKDKKESLRSKAAKKRYMRRLDKTYIPSAKISRTIELLNEIRENDPTEKTLIFSQFTSLLDLVEVPLWREGIKYQRYDGSMKMDDRAEAVNLFMDNPNQNVMLVSIKAGNAGLNLWKASQVIILDPFWNPFIEEQAVDRAHRMPQTREVHVHRILVPETVEDRIVLLQDKKREIIGDALDENASKRLTRLGPQELRYLFGMGQIR, from the exons ATGGACCCACAACCAGGCCCTGACTTGAGTGTCCAGGCAACCATTGACCTGATCCAGGACGTTCTTCCTGGCATCGACCACGCTGACAGACCCTACTACGAGAGTAGGCTGAACGAACTCTACAAAAAACTTTACGATCAGAGCCACGTTGTGACCGTCAGCGAGAGTTCGGCCATGGCAGGAGCATATCATTATCAACCCCCTCACAACAATTTCCCGGCGTCCATGTATGCACCGCCGCCCTCATACACGACGCCATCCTACGGCTCCCATGTGCCATCGCCGCCTTATGCCGAACCTACCCTGAGTCGCAAGCGAAGCCTGGGTCCAGTCGACTATCCAGAAGCAAAGCGTGTCAGCGGTCACCCAAGCCCAGTTACGCCAACCTCGCCAGTTGGGCCATGGTTATACTCACTCCCCAACCGGCAATCACAACCTAGCAGGCAGTCGGGCCCAATACCCATCGTTGACCTGACCCGGTCTGGCCCTCCTACACCCGATTTCTACGTCGAAACACCAAACCAAGTGTTTTCAGATCCATTCCTGGAGCTCGAAAACGCCTTTGGCCCACATGGTTCTTTCGTGCCGAATTATGACTTCAACCAGGCTTTCATGCAACCAGATGAACTCGCTGCCTTTATGGTTGCACCTACACCACCCCCCGTTGGCTATGAACACTTGCAACAGCCCGGTTTCGACTATTTCTCGGATCGGCAGATGCCATATCACAGACGCCCCGGAGGTGGCTATGAGGCTCCGCTCTCTCTGGTTACAGAATCAGAAGCTATAGAAAAGCTTTTGGAGAATATCCAGGAAGATGATGGCGCCATCCAGGAACGTGAGCCAACACCAGCCAACATGACTTGTAGTCTCAAGGAGTACCAGCGCATTGGTCTTACATGGCTACTCAAGATGGAGCGCGGCACCACCAAGGGTGGTATTCTGGCAGACGAGATGGGGCTGGGCAAGACT ATACAAGCTTTGGCTCTCATCTGCCGCAACCCACCTTCAGACCCCGCTATCAAGACAACGCTCATAATCGCTCCTGTCGCGCTCATGCGACAGTGGGAGAAGGAGATTGAGCGTCATGTCAACCCTCGTCATAAGCTCAGCGTCCATCTCTATCACGGCCCTGGCAAAAACGTCGACTTTGCCCATCTTCGTAAATTCGATGTTGTCCTCACCACCTTTGGCTGCCTTACATCAGAGTACAAACAAAAGGAGTCTTCCAAGGAGTCGATGCTACATGACCAGGAGCGGCACAATCCTAGCCTGCGTCGTAAGCCCAAAGACAGGCTTGGACTACTAGGACACGAGTGCATGTGGTACCGTGTAATCATAGATGAAGCTCACAACATCAAGAACCGTAACGCCAAGTCATCAAAAGCCTGTGCGGATCTCATGGCTAAGCATCGTTTGTGCTTGACAGGCACACCTATGATGAACAGCATCGATGAACTATTCGGCTTGATCCGCTTCTTGAAGGTCGAGCCCTATTGCAATTGGAACAAGTTCAACTTGGAAATTGTCAAG CCAATGAAGAACCCCAGTCAGTCTACGAAGAAAGGTGGAGTGCAGCGCGTGCAAATCCTGCTTAGGTCAATCATGCTCCGGCGTCAGAAGAGCTCTCTAGTGGACGGAAACCCAATTTCCGTGATCCCGCCTAAGCATGTACGCGTCGACAATGTTTATTTCGAGGAAGAAGAGTTTGCCATCTACAAGGCTCTGGAGGACAAGTCGCAGATCTTCATCAACAAATATCTTGAGAGGGGCAGGGGTTCCACAA CCAACTATGCAAGCGTCCTGGTGGTACTGCTTCGACTCCGTCAAGCCTGCTGTCATCCGCACTTGATCAAAGATCTCAGCCAGCCAGCCACCGATGGCATCGCTGAGGCTGACCTTTTGGGTCGCGCTAAGGAGCTGCACCACGACGTTATCGTGCGGCTGAAAGAACATGACTCATTTGAGTGTCCGATTTGCATGGAGGCGGATCCCAATCCAACCATTATCGTTCCTTGTGGACACACGGTCTGCGGTGAGTGCGTCCAGAAGCTCATCGACCCGGCCATGCGAGCGGCGCAGCAGGATGGAAATGATGAGACCACTACGCCCAAGTGTCCTCATTGCCGAGGCGAACTAAAGGCAAAGCTCATAACCGACTACAAGCACTTCCTTAGGGTCCACTGTCCTGAGCGTCTCGACCCGGAGGACCtagaagaggaagaggtttCAGACGAGGATTCAGATTCCGAAATCGATTCtgaagatgacgacgacggTGCGCCCGATGTTGATAAGAAAGGTAACCTCGTGGGTTTTGTTATtgacgatgatgacgagGACGACGATGATTCTGCATCTGATGCCAAGGTTAAGTCGAAGGCCAAGAAGCCtaagaagaagaacaaaGACAAGAAGG AGTCTCTTCGCAGCAAAGCTGCCAAAAAACGCTACATGCGCCGTCTGGACAAGACCTACATCCCATCTGCCAAGATCAGCAGGACCATCGAACTGCTCAACGAGATTCGCGAAAACGACCCAACAGAGAAGACCCTCATCTTCTCTCAATTCACCTCTCTACTCGACCTGGTTGAAGTCCCCCTGTGGCGCGAAGGCATCAAATACCAGCGTTACGACGGCAGCATGAAAATGGACGACCGCGCCGAAGCCGTGAATCTCTTCATGGATAACCCCAACCAAAACGTCATGCTCGTATCCATCAAAGCTGGCAACGCTGGTCTCAACCTTTGGAAGGCATCTCAAGTCATCATCCTGGACCCCTTCTGGAACCCCTTCATCGAAGAACAGGCCGTTGACCGTGCTCATCGTATGCCGCAGACCCGCGAGGTACACGTCCATCGTATCCTTGTTCCGGAAACTGTGGAGGACCGTATCGTTCTGCTCCAGGATAAGAAGCGCGAGATCATCGGTGATGCACTGGATGAGAATGCTTCAAAGCGGTTGACGCGTCTGGGTCCGCAGGAACTCAGGTACCTGTTCGGCATGGGTCAGATAAGGTAA
- a CDS encoding BaeS, Signal transduction histidine kinase, whose translation MATETYESVSAIIRNLARQHDPARDASFSAQVSANGAKTAANQIALPGPDSDEKAQLEHELSALCARIEFLEHKSSHAAAKHGQFPLTPAQEPPEDGVLYTQAGALRNSNGPQGRRGSNKERATWVSNWLAAKEPNGDSEQPAAALTEEQLNYLRVHLNQQADQIKNQREHIDNLSQEVNKQLTTQSMVFEHGIEDIGALKRELGKHQQANLAFQKALREIGAIVTAVAMGDLSKKVLIHAKEMDPEITLFKRTINTMVDQLQEFASQVTFLAREVGTEGRLGGQANLPGVAGIWAELTDSVNVMAKNLTEQVREIAVVTTAVAHGDLSRKIERPARGEILQLQQTINTMVDQLQSFATEVTKVARDVGTEGKLGGQAEIAGVKGMWNELTVNVNAMAQNLTTQVRDIAQVTTAVAQGNLTRKVEAECRGEILELKLTINRMVDQLQQFAHEVTKIAREVGSEGRLGGQATVHGVEGTWKDLTENVNGMAMNLTTQVREIAEVTTAVARGDLSRKVKAEVQGEILSLKITINTMVDRLNTFAQEVSKVAREVGTDGILGGQAQVDNVEGKWKDLTNNVNTMAQNLTLQVRSISEVTQAIAKGDMSRRVHVDAEGEIRLLKDTVNDMVMRLDEWSLAVKRVARDVGVDGKMGGQADVRDIDGRWKEITTDVNTMAQNLTSQVRAFGDITNAAMEGKFTQITVEASGEMDELKRKINQMVSSLRESIQRNTAAREAAELANKTKSEFLANMSHEIRTPMNGIIGMTQLTLDTDLTHAQREMLTIVHNLAGQLLTIIDDILDISKIEANRMVMEEIPFSMRGTIFNALKSLASRANERKLNLAYDVSYTVPDYVVGDSFRLRQIILNLVGNAIKFTEHGEVKVAISMAQEQECGPDHYVFQFAVSDTGIGIRGDKLNLIFDTFQQADGSTTRKFGGTGLGLSISKRLVTLMGGRMWVESDFGKGSVFYFTCRVRLGKPEITAIQPQLVAYKQHTVLFVDQRNTGFSDQVIEHLKALDLVPMVVNSVEEVPETKQRADMPYDCVIVDNDKTARELRIAERFKYIPLVMLTPHVCISLRSALENGISSYMTTPCLPIDLGNALIPALDGRAAPLVSDHSKSFQILLAEDNAVNQKLAVRILEKYHHRVTVANNGLEAFEHIQKKRYDCVLMDVQMPVMGGFEATAKIREWERENGIPSTPVIALTAHAMVGDREKCLAAQMDDYLSKPLRQNQLIQTILRCATVGSTIYDHTSEPRYTASSHLPNLELPGNSNDKAKNAAASSSGASSPNKKRPQLEARGFTERGGGADSPNLLAVDQTDNGSVER comes from the exons ATGGCAACAGAGACGTATGAATCCGTCTCAGCCATCATCCGCAACCTCGCCCGCCAACACGACCCCGCGCGAGACGCTAGTTTCAGCGCTCAAGTCTCCGCCAATGGAGCAAAGACTGCCGCCAACCAAATTGCCCTGCCCGGTCCCGACAGCGACGAGAAGGCACAATTAGAGCACGAGTTATCTGCCCTCTGCGCGAGGATAGAATTCCTCGAGCACAAGAGCAGCCACGCTGCCGCCAAGCATGGCCAGTTTCCCTTGACGCCCGCCCAAGAGCCCCCCGAGGACGGTGTCTTATATACCCAGGCGGGAGCCCTGCGCAACAGCAACGGCCCGCAAGGGCGCCGTGGTTCCAACAAGGAGCGCGCCACATGGGTTTCCAACTGGCTCGCTGCAAAGGAGCCCAATGGCGACTCGGAGCAGCCAGCCGCAGCCCTGACTGAAGAGCAGCTCAACTATCTGCGTGTGCACTTGAACCAGCAGGCCGACCAGATCAAGAACCAGCGCGAGCACATCG ATAACCTGAGCCAAGAGGTGAACAAGCAACTGACGACACAGAGCATGGTATTCGAACACGGAATTGAAGACATTGGCGCACTGAAACGCGAACTCGGCAAACACCAGCAAG CCAACTTGGCTTTCCAAAAAGCACTGCGGGAAATTGGCGCCATCGTCACGGCTGTCGCTATGGGCGATCTGAGCAAAAAGGTTCTGATCCATGCCAAAGAGATGGACCCTGAAATCACCCTGTTCAAGCGCACAATCAACACCATGGTCGACCAACTCCAGGAATTCGCTAGTCAAGTCACGTTTCTCGCCCGAGAAGTCGGGACCGAGGGCAGACTTGGCGGTCAAGCCAACTTACCAGGAGTTGCTGGTATTTGGGCTGAGCTGACTGATAGTG TCAATGTGATGGCCAAGAATCTTACCGAGCAAGTGCGAGAGATCGCCGTCGTAACCACTGCTGTCGCTCATGGCGATCTCAGCCGAAAGATTGAACGACCGGCCCGAGGAGAAATCCTACAGCTGCAACAGACAATCAACACCATGGTGGATCAGCTACAGTCATTTGCTACCGAGGTCACGAAAGTGGCTAGGGATGTCGGTACAGAGGGCAAGCTTGGTGGCCAGGCTGAGATTGCTGGTGTAAAGGGCATGTGGAATGAGCTGACTGTAAACGTGAATGCCATGGCCCAGAATCTTACGACCCAAGTGCGCGATATCGCACAGGTCACGACAGCCGTCGCGCAGGGTAATCTTACGCGCAAAGTCGAAGCCGAATGTAGAGGTGAGATTCTGGAGCTTAAGTTGACCATCAATCGCATGGTGGACCAGTTGCAGCAATTTGCCCATGAAGTCACCAAGATTGCGCGAGAGGTCGGATCCGAGGGTCGACTCGGTGGTCAAGCTACTGTCCATGGGGTTGAGGGTACCTGGAAAGACCTCACCGAAAATGTGAATGGTATGGCCATGAACCTGACTACACAAGTGCGAGAGATCGCAGAAGTTACGACAGCCGTAGCCCGAGGTGATCTCAGCAGGAAGGTCAAGGCAGAGGTACAGGGTGAGATTCTGTCTTTGAAAATCACCATCAACACCATGGTTGACCGTCTAAACACATTCGCGCAAGAAGTTAGCAAGGTCGCTCGCGAGGTCGGAACGGATGGTATCCTGGGCGGCCAAGCGCAAGTCGACAACGTCGAGGGCAAGTGGAAGGACCTCACCAACAACGTCAACACCATGGCCCAGAACCTTACACTGCAGGTACGCAGTATCTCGGAAGTTACACAGGCCATCGCCAAGGGAGACATGAGCAGGAGAGTACACGTCGACGCCGAAGGAGAAATACGCCTACTCAAAGACACCGTCAACGACATGGTTATGAGACTGGATGAATGGTCGCTTGCAGTGAAGCGCGTCGCCCGCGATGTAGGCGTAGATGGCAAGATGGGCGGCCAGGCTGATGTAAGAGACATTGACGGACGCTGGAAAGAGATCACCACCGACGTCAACACCATGGCCCAAAATCTTACCTCGCAAGTGCGCGCTTTCGGCGACATCACCAACGCTGCCATGGAGGGCAAGTTCACCCAGATCACAGTGGAAGCTTCTGGCGAGATGGATGAGCTGAAGAGGAAGATCAATCAGATGGTGTCCAGTTTGCGAGAGAGTATCCAGAGGAATACGGCAGCCAGGGAAGCCGCCGAGTTGGCAAACAAGACCAAATCAGAGTTCCTCGCCAACATGTCCCACGAGATCCGAACTCCCATGAACGGCATCATTGGAATGACGCAGCTTACGCTCGACACCGACCTCACGCATGCCCAACGAGAGATGTTGACCATTGTCCATAACCTGGCTGGCCAGCTATTGACTATCATCGACGACATCCTCGATATTTCCAAGATTGAAGCAAACCGCATGGTCATGGAAGAGATTCCGTTCTCGATGCGCGGCACGATATTCAACGCCCTGAAGTCGTTGGCGTCGAGAGCCAACGAACGCAAACTCAACCTTGCTTACGATGTCTCCTACACAGTACCTGACTACGTAGTCGGTGATTCATTCAGGTTACGACAGATTATCCTCAACCTCGTCGGCAACGCCATCAAGTTCACCGAACACGGAGAAGTCAAGGTAGCCATTTCCATGGCGCAAGAGCAAGAGTGCGGCCCGGATCACTATGTGTTCCAGTTCGCTGTCTCAGACACTGGAATAGGTATTCGTGGCGATAAGCTCAACCTCATCTTTGACACATTCCAGCAAGCAGATGGCTCCACTACGAGGAAGTTTGGTGGTACCGGTCTGGGACTGTCCATCTCCAAACGTCTTGTGACGCTCATGGGCGGTCGTATGTGGGTCGAATCGGACTTTGGCAAGGGCAGTGTGTTCTACTTTACCTGCAGAGTCCGTCTCGGCAAACCTGAGATTACCGCTATCCAGCCTCAGCTCGTGGCGTACAAGCAGCACACAGTACTGTTTGTCGATCAACGCAACACTGGCTTCTCGGATCAAGTTATCGAGCATCTCAAGGCTCTCGATCTTGTGCCCATGGTGGTCAACTCTGTTGAAGAGGTGCCAGAGACGAAGCAAAGAGCCGACATGCCGTACGACTGTGTCATTGTTGACAATGACAAGACGGCACGAGAGCTCAGGATTGCGGAGCGATTCAAGTATATCCCACTTGTCATGCTTACACCGCATGTGTGCATAAGCCTGAGGTCTGCGCTTGAAAACGGTATCTCAAGCTACATGACTACACCATGTCTCCCGATCGACTTGGGCAACGCGCTTATCCCGGCGCTGGATGGTCGTGCCGCACCTCTAGTCTCGGACCACTCCAAGTCGTTCCAGATCCTCCTAGCAGAAGATAACGCTGTCAACCAGAAGCTTGCTGTCAGGATTCTGGAAAAGTACCACCACAGAGTCACTGTGGCCAACAACGGTCTGGAGGCGTTTGAGCACATTCAAAAGAAACGCTACGACTGCGTGCTCATGGACGTGCAAATGCCGGTCATG GGTGGTTTTGAAGCCACAGCTAAGATCCGTGAGTGGGAACGTGAGAACGGCATCCCATCAACGCCCGTCATTGCTTTGACTGCACACGCCATGGTGGGCGATCGAGAGAAGTGTCTCGCAGCACAGATGGAC GATTATCTGTCCAAGCCCCTTCGCCAAAACCAGCTCATTCAGACAATACTCCGCTGCGCCACAGTTGGCAGCACCATTTACGACCATACCAGCGAGCCTCGCTATACTGCGTCCTCGCACCTCCCCAACCTCGAACTACCAGGCAATAGCAATGACAAAGCCAAGAACGCGGCAGCGTCATCGTCTGGTGCGTCAAGCCCAAATAAGAAGCGGCCGCAACTGGAAGCCCGAGGTTTCACAGAGCGAGGAGGGGGCGCTGATAGCCCGAATCTGTTAGCCGTGGACCAGACGGATAATGGTAGTGTCGAGAGA TAA